The sequence GGCGCCTTTGTCAAAAACGTCGGCAAAGCGGTAGCGGAGGGGATTCACCATATCCAATCCATTCCACCGCAAGATTCCGCCGCCTATCATATTTTTGCCGAAAAGGCGGGTATCTCCCCCAATACGCTGGCGATCTTTCCGTCTAACGTATGGGATGAAATCTCCGTTCTGGCCCTGGCGATTGAAAAATCCGGCAGCGCGGATCCGCGGGTATTTACCCGCTCAATACCGGATGTCGTCAACGGTCCGGGCGAGAAAGTCGAAAGCCCGGTCGCGGGGCTTAACGCGCTGCGCGCCGGTAAAAACATCGCCTATAGCGGCGCGGGCTCCCAGTTTACCTTTACCCCCACCGGCGACCAGCTCAACCGCTTATACGGTCATTTCATTATTCGCGATGGGGTTAACCAGCAGGTGGATGTTTTGAAATGATGTCGGCGTCGCAAAGTGTGCCCGCCGGTTACCGGCTCACCGCCCGTAATGTTTCCCACGCCTTTGGCGGGGTGGCGGCGCTGCAACAAGCCTCGCTGGTGGTGGAGCCGGGCCGGATCACCGGGATTGTCGGCCCAAACGGCGCGGGTAAAACCACGTTGTTTAATATTTTGGCCGGCGCCCTGACGCCGGACGCCGGTCAGGTGTGTTGGGGCGAGCGAGATATCACCCGGCTGGCCATACACCGGCGCGCCGCGCTGGGTATTAGCCGTACATTCCAGCTTTCCCGCGAGCTTGATAGCCTCACGCTGCTGGAGAATTTATTGCTGGCCGCCCCGCGTCAGCCGGGCGATGCCCTATGGCGCATCTTCCTGACCCCTAAAGACGCAAAGCGTGCGGAACAGGCGGCGATCGACAAGGCCCTGGATTTATTGGAGCGCGTTCATTTGCGCGGGCTGCGCAATGAGCCGGCCGGCAGCCTGTCCGGAGGACAAAAAAAGCTGCTGGAGCTATGCCGGGCGCTGATGAGCGATCCCGCGGTGATCCTGCTGGATGAACCGGCCGCCGGCGTGAATCCGGCAACGATCGATGAGCTGGCCGCTTTCATCCTCGCGCTGCGCGCGCAGGGCAAAACCTTTGCCGTGGTCGAGCACAATATGGCGTTGATGGCGGCGCTGTGCGATACGGTTTACGTATTGGCCGAAGGGCGGGTGCTGACTCAGGGCAGCTTCGAGACCATTGCCGCCGATCGTCGCGTGCAGCAGGCATATCTGGGGGGGTAACTATGGCAACCGCATTAAAAGTCGAACGGCTGTATGCCGGTTATCATGGGAAAAATATTCTCCATGGCATCGATCTCGCCGTCCCGGCGGGAGGGGCGCTAACCATCATCGGACCGAATGGTTCCGGCAAGTCCACCTTGCTGAAAACGCTGGCGGGGCTGCTGGCGGTCTCCGACGGCCGAATTGAACTGGACGGCCGCGACATTACCGCCAGCCGGGCGCCACAGCGCGCCCGGCTGGGTCTGGCCTATGTTCCGCAAGAAAAAAATATCTTTCCCAATATGAACATCAGCGACAATCTGCGCACCAGCGGCGAGTTCGCGCACCGCAAACAATCCGCCAAAACCCTGCGGGCCAGAATGGAACAGGCGTTGGATCTTTTTCCCGAGCTGCGCCCTCATCTGGGTAAAACCACCGGCTTGCTGAGCGGCGGACAGCGGCAAATGGTGGCGATGGCGTCGGCCCTGATGCTGGAGCCGTCGCTTCTGGTGCTTGATGAACCCTCGGCCGGGTTGTCGCCGCGCAATGCCGGGCTATTGTTCGAGAGTATCGCGCGAATACGCGGCAGCGGTATTACGCTGCTGATGATTGAGCAGAATGTCAAACTCGGCCTTTCCGTGGCGGATACCGGCCTGGTGCTGGTCGCCGGTCAGGTAAAACTGCTGGCGCCGGCGGCCGAGCTGGCGCGGAACGCACACTTACACGCTCTTTTTTTGGGCCACGCGCAATGATGCAACTGTTATTTAACGGGGCGGTGACCGGCGTATTGGTTGCCTTGCCCGCATTGGCTCTCTCCTTGACCTTCAGCGTACTGCGCTTCGCCAACTTTGCCATCGGAGCCATGGTCACCGCCGGCGCCTATCTGATTTATTGGTGCAATACGCTATTCGGTCTCAGCCTGCCGCTTGCCTGCCTGCTCGGCACCGTGCTGGCGGCGCTGTTGGCGGTGGCGATCGACCTGCTGGTCTATCGCCGTCTGCTCGGACGATCCAGCATTACGCTGCTGGTGGCGTCAATGGGCGTGGCATTGACTCTGGAAAATCTGGTGCGTTTTTTCGCCGGCGGCACCCCGGTCGGCTACGCGGTGGAGGTCGCCCGTCCCTTGCTGTGGGGCGGCCTGCGCATTAATCATGAGCAACTGTTGACCGCCGGCATCAGTTTCGGCTGTCTGGCGCTGATAGGCCTGATCTTCCATTATACGCGGCTGGGCCGCGCCATGCGGGCGGTGGCTGATAACCCGGATCTGGCGGCGACGCGCGGTATATCCCATCAGCGGGTGGTATCGATGACCTGGATTTTATCCGGCGCGCTGTCGGCCATCGCCGGCATGCTTATCGGGTTGGATTCGACGCTGGACCCCCTGATGGGGTGGAACTATGTGCTGCCGGTGTTTGCCGCCGCCATTCTGGGCGGCCTGAGTAATCCGCTGGGGGCCATTGCGGGCGCGCTGATTATGGGGATGCTGAGCGAACTGTCGACGATAATATTGCCGCCTCACTACCGCACCTTGGTGGCTTTTCTGGTGCTCAGCCTGTTGCTGATGCTAAAACCGTCCGGCCTGTTAGGCGTCCAGTGGGTGAAAAAATGACTGCTTATCTGTTTTCTATTCTGGTGCTGGTGGCGATCTCCGCCATTGTCGGCCTGGCGCTCAATATGCAATGGGGATTATCCGGCCTGGTCAACTTCGGGCTGTTTGGTTTTTATATGCTGGCCGCTTATCTCTGCGGGCAATTAACCGTGCAGTGGCATTGGGATCCCTGGCTTGCCATGCTGGCGGCGGTGCTGATCACCGCCCTGGCCAGCGCGCTGGTGAGCCTTATCTCGCTTCGCCTGTCGGATGACTACCTGGCGATAGTCACGCTCGGCTTTGCCGAAAGTCTCAAACTGGCGATCGTCCATGAAGAGTGGCTTACCCGGGGAAGTCTGGGGATATCCGGCATACCGCGCCTGATTGGCGGAGACGGCGCTTTTTTGCTGGTGGTCCTGGGGGCGCTGGCGGCGATATTTTTGCTGTATGAAGGCGTGGCGCGGGCTCCGCTCGGCCGGACCGCCCGGGCGCTGCGCGACGATCCGCTGGTGGTCGCAACGCTGGGCAAGAGCGTTCTCTCCTTCCGGTTACGTCTGTTCGCCCTGGGAGGCGGCGCTATCGGCGTCGCCGGCTGTTTTCATGCTTTTTATTATCAATATATCGACCCTACCCAGTTTGGTCCGGCGATCACCGCCTATGCCTTTATGGCGGTGATCATCGGCGGGCGCGGCAGCAATGTCGGCGTCCTGCTGAGTTCGGCCACCGTCATTTTGCTGCTGGAAGGCACGCGCTTTCTCAATGATTACGTCTCCTGGCTTACGCCAAGCCAACTGGCCTCGCTGCGCCTGATGCTTATCGGGCTGGGCCTTATCGTCATGCTGATCTACCGGCCGCAGGGTTTTATCAGGGAGTACCGGCTAAAACACAGGGCGCAAAAGTGACGTTTGAGAAATCCGCGAGATAAACGGCCTGGCTGGCGCTGCTGTGTGTTATGCATACTATACCCGTCATACTTCAAGCTGCAGATGCGTTGGCTGCATTACTCGGCCCCTCCCTGGGCCTCGCCCCGTTGGGGCCGCTGCAAGCAGCGTTCAAATCTGCTCCAGGCAGATTTGTCAGTCACCCGAATCACTTACTTTAGTAAGCTCATCGGGATTAAATGAGAGACTTCCTGTCTCTCACCGGAGGCCAGCCCTTGGCTGGTCAAATTCGCTCCCGACGAATTTGTCCTTCCCTTGCCGCCTTCCTGCAACTCGAATTATTTAGGGTATAGATCACTATTCTGGAAAATTATTTCACGATATTTGTATGAGATTTCGACCTGGGTCTGATTGCTGGCTATTTGTCCGCTATCTGGTCGATTTTCTACCCGAAGCTGGATAACGCTTCGTTAACTTACGTGCTTCATTTTAACATTTCCCCCACAATATGCTGTGGGCGGTCAGCTATTTCGATTTAAGTCATACGCACAATATAAAAATCTAAAAGTTTTTGTTAGGGATGAGGTAATTGTCGCAATGATCCCTTTCGGCGTTTCTTTAGCAAGCGGAATGCCAGATAACACGTTGGTTATTTATTCTGACAAAACTAAAAAAATAGGATTAAAAAAACAAACAAAGGTAAATTTAATAATTGATATTTGATGATGAGTTAATTAGCAAGTTAACTATTTTTTCTTTAATGAAATTAAAAGGCACAAAACATATCGTTTTTTGTTTGATTAAAACTGAAGGGAAAGTATGCTGACTATAGCTATTTTTTATACTTCCTCGTTGAGGGTTTTATTTTAATTGTTTGTTTTTATTTGTCTTTATTGTTTATTGCCTTAATTGTTCGCCTGACGTGCCGGGCGTTGACCGTTTGTCGGCGTTGTGTGTATGATTCAACTTAAATATACAGGTTTTACCTCTCTTTTTGATTTGGTGTTTCTTTTTCTTATTGGCGCTTATTTTATATACGGTTTAATAACGTTTTAGTGCGTTCGCATATTGATAATGCGTATTTTATTTCTTTTATCTCGCTGGTCGAATAAGCAAATAGCCTATTTGTTGATCGAATATTCCGCCTTTATTTATTTTGGCGGGGGTTCGATCGGTATCGACTTTATTTCTCCGGGCCAGAGCGCCCTTACGTTGGTATAGATATATGGCAAAAGGAACTGACGGTGCGTCTGTCGCACCAAAGGAACGTATTAATATCAAATATGTCCCGGCCACGGGCGGTCAGCAAGCGGAAATAGAGCTGCCGCTGACGCTGATGGTTGTGGGGAATATGAAAGGACGCACAGAGGAAACGCCTATTGAAGAGCGCCAGACGGTATCAATCGACAAGAATAATTTTACCTCAGTGATGAAAGAGGCCAATTTGGCGTTGAATTTCAGCGTTCCCAATCGCCTTGAAGAGGACAGCCAGGACGATCTTCCGGTAACGCTGAATATCGCTTCGCTGAATGATTTCTCCCCCGACCGCATCGCCCAGCAGGTGCCCGAATTACGCAAGTTGTTGGAACTGCGCGAGGCGCTGGTGGCGCTGAAAGGACCGCTCGGCAATATTCCTTCCTTCCGTAATCGTTTGCAGGATCTGTTGTCCAGCGAAGAGGCCAGGGAGCAACTGCTCAAAGAGCTGGATCTGGTAAAACCCGCCGAATAATTGATGGTTACTGACGAGATAGGGAAACAAATATGTCGATAGTTGAAGAACAGGCGCCGGCCGGGGCGGCCGCCGCCTCCGGGTCGCTGCTTGACGAGATTATGGCGCAGGCGCGCATTACCCCGGTGGATGAAGGGTACAGCGTAGCCAAACAGGGGATCGCCGCGCTGGTTGCCAATATCCTTGATAGCGGCAACGCGGCGGAGCCGGTGAATAAAGCACTGGTAGACAGCATGATCGTCGAACTGGACAAGAAACTGAGCAAGCAGATTGACGTTATCCTGCACGCTCAGGAGCTTCAGGAACTGGAGTCCTCCTGGCGCTCTCTGAAACTGATGATCGATCGCACCGATTTTCGTGAAAACATCAAGATATTAGTGTTGCACGCCACCAAGGAGGAACTGCTGGAGGATTTCGAGTTTGCCCCTGAAATCACCCAGTCCGGTTTCTACAAACACGTTTACTCCAGCGGTTACGGACAGTTTGGCGGCCAGCCCATCGGCGGAGTTATCGGCGACTATGCCATGACGCAGAGCTCTCCGGATATCAAGCTGATGCAGTATGTCAGCGCGGTGGGGGCAATGGCCCATGCACCGTTTATCTCCTCCGTTGCGCCGACATTCTTCGGGGTGGACAGCTTTACCGATCTGCCCTCCATTAAAGACTTGAAGTCGGTGTTTGAAGGACCGAGCTACACCAAATGGCGTTCGCTGCGCGAATCGGAAGACGCTCGCTACCTGGGGCTGACGGCGCCGCGCTTTCTGGCGCGTCTGCCTTACGACCCGGTTGAAAACCCGATCAAGGGCTTCAATTACAAGGAAGATATCAGTTCCAACCATGA comes from Brenneria nigrifluens DSM 30175 = ATCC 13028 and encodes:
- a CDS encoding ABC transporter ATP-binding protein, whose protein sequence is MMSASQSVPAGYRLTARNVSHAFGGVAALQQASLVVEPGRITGIVGPNGAGKTTLFNILAGALTPDAGQVCWGERDITRLAIHRRAALGISRTFQLSRELDSLTLLENLLLAAPRQPGDALWRIFLTPKDAKRAEQAAIDKALDLLERVHLRGLRNEPAGSLSGGQKKLLELCRALMSDPAVILLDEPAAGVNPATIDELAAFILALRAQGKTFAVVEHNMALMAALCDTVYVLAEGRVLTQGSFETIAADRRVQQAYLGG
- a CDS encoding ABC transporter ATP-binding protein, whose protein sequence is MATALKVERLYAGYHGKNILHGIDLAVPAGGALTIIGPNGSGKSTLLKTLAGLLAVSDGRIELDGRDITASRAPQRARLGLAYVPQEKNIFPNMNISDNLRTSGEFAHRKQSAKTLRARMEQALDLFPELRPHLGKTTGLLSGGQRQMVAMASALMLEPSLLVLDEPSAGLSPRNAGLLFESIARIRGSGITLLMIEQNVKLGLSVADTGLVLVAGQVKLLAPAAELARNAHLHALFLGHAQ
- a CDS encoding branched-chain amino acid ABC transporter permease, translated to MMQLLFNGAVTGVLVALPALALSLTFSVLRFANFAIGAMVTAGAYLIYWCNTLFGLSLPLACLLGTVLAALLAVAIDLLVYRRLLGRSSITLLVASMGVALTLENLVRFFAGGTPVGYAVEVARPLLWGGLRINHEQLLTAGISFGCLALIGLIFHYTRLGRAMRAVADNPDLAATRGISHQRVVSMTWILSGALSAIAGMLIGLDSTLDPLMGWNYVLPVFAAAILGGLSNPLGAIAGALIMGMLSELSTIILPPHYRTLVAFLVLSLLLMLKPSGLLGVQWVKK
- a CDS encoding branched-chain amino acid ABC transporter permease; this encodes MTAYLFSILVLVAISAIVGLALNMQWGLSGLVNFGLFGFYMLAAYLCGQLTVQWHWDPWLAMLAAVLITALASALVSLISLRLSDDYLAIVTLGFAESLKLAIVHEEWLTRGSLGISGIPRLIGGDGAFLLVVLGALAAIFLLYEGVARAPLGRTARALRDDPLVVATLGKSVLSFRLRLFALGGGAIGVAGCFHAFYYQYIDPTQFGPAITAYAFMAVIIGGRGSNVGVLLSSATVILLLEGTRFLNDYVSWLTPSQLASLRLMLIGLGLIVMLIYRPQGFIREYRLKHRAQK
- the tssB gene encoding type VI secretion system contractile sheath small subunit, with amino-acid sequence MAKGTDGASVAPKERINIKYVPATGGQQAEIELPLTLMVVGNMKGRTEETPIEERQTVSIDKNNFTSVMKEANLALNFSVPNRLEEDSQDDLPVTLNIASLNDFSPDRIAQQVPELRKLLELREALVALKGPLGNIPSFRNRLQDLLSSEEAREQLLKELDLVKPAE
- the tssC gene encoding type VI secretion system contractile sheath large subunit, which encodes MSIVEEQAPAGAAAASGSLLDEIMAQARITPVDEGYSVAKQGIAALVANILDSGNAAEPVNKALVDSMIVELDKKLSKQIDVILHAQELQELESSWRSLKLMIDRTDFRENIKILVLHATKEELLEDFEFAPEITQSGFYKHVYSSGYGQFGGQPIGGVIGDYAMTQSSPDIKLMQYVSAVGAMAHAPFISSVAPTFFGVDSFTDLPSIKDLKSVFEGPSYTKWRSLRESEDARYLGLTAPRFLARLPYDPVENPIKGFNYKEDISSNHEHYLWGNTAYLMGSALTDSFAKYRWCPNIIGPQSGGAINDLPVHVYEAMGQLQAKIPTEVLITDRREYEMAEEGFITLTMRKDSDNAAFFSANSVQKPKVFPNTKEGKEAETNYKLGTQLPYMFIINRLAHYIKVLQREQIGSWKERQDLERELNSWIKQYVADQENPPADVRSRRPLRAAQIKVLDVEGEPGWYQVTMAVRPHFKYMGANFELSLVGRLDKE